A genomic window from Fusarium oxysporum Fo47 chromosome X, complete sequence includes:
- a CDS encoding general substrate transporter — MASFKDTFGDFSATIHGVIVSTILIPGALTALIAGALAHRFGQVRLIAIGSIIFGVGAAIECGAPYLGVFILGRLIKGMGEGLFLSNVYVQVSEMSPSRVRGIMTALPQVGITSGIVTGYFTCYGTSRLGSSSITWRLPLAIVAFLGVLLSMVAFIVPPSPRWLLSKGRTDEARTVCRQLGIDEAEEKELLAQIQDTPGGLDGETSLWHEIRHTFRDFRCAFSAPYRGRTAFACFLMGMQQLSGIDGVLYYAPILFTKAGLSGEKASFLASGVSAIVLLVATFPATIFADQWGRRMQSILGGVLIVGLMVIMGSLYASGQVHPDHGAGRWVVIVCIYLFAISFNLTWAIGFRTWVVESMPRRTRSSASSLAQSSNWTVNYIVALVTPVLLDESSFGAYYLFAGCSLATTVMVILFMGETKGYSLEEIEKRHGETREKKIPFNL; from the exons ATGGCTTCTTTCAAGGACACCTTTGGCGACTTCTCCGCGACAATTCACGGCGTTATTGTCTCAACAATTCTCATCCCAGGAGCGTTGACGGCACTCATAGCCGGCGCTTTAGCCCATCGCTTCGGACAAGTGAGACTTATCGCTATCGGTTCAATCATATTTGGTGTCGGTGCTGCTATTGAGTGTGGCGCTCCTTATCTCGGTGTCTTCATCCTGGGTCGGCTCATCAAAGGCATGGGCGAAGGCCTCTTTCTGAGCAATGTCTACGTGCAAGTTTCAGAAATGTCCCCATCGAGAGTAAGAGGCATCATGACTGCACTCCCGCAGGTTGGTATCACCTCTGGTATTGTGACGGGGTACTTCACCTGCTACGGAACATCACGGCTTGGCAGCTCGTCTATCACATGGCGTCTACCTCTCGCCATTGTTGCATTTCTCGGCGTTCTTCTGTCGATGGTGGCTTTCATTGTACCGCCGTCTCCGCGCTGGCTTCTCTCAAAGGGACGAACGGACGAGGCTCGAACGGTGTGCCGACAGCTTGGTATTgacgaagctgaagagaaagagcTTCTCGCTCAGATACAGGATACTCCTGGTGGTTTAGATGGTGAGACATCTCTCTGGCATGAGATTCGACATACTTTCCGAGATTTCAGATGCGCGTTCTCGGCACCATATCGCGGAAGAACAGCTTTTGCCTGCTTCCTTATGGGAATGCAGCAACTTAGCGGCATCGATGGCGTTCTGTACTATGCCCCCATTCTTTTCACAAAAGCAGGTCTCAGCGGTGAAAAAGCATCGTTCCTGGCATCTGGAGTTTCTGCCATCGTCCTTCTCGTTGCCACATTTCCCGCGACAATCTTCGCGGATCAGTGGGGTCGGCGAATGCAAAGCATCTTAGGCGGTGTCCTCATAGTCGGCTTAATGGTGATCATGGGATCACTGTATGCATCTGGGCAAGTCCATCCAGATCACGGTGCTGGAAGATGGGTTGTCATTGTTTGCATCTATCTCTTCGCCATTTCGTTCAACCTCACTTGGGCCATTGGCTTCCGAACGTGGGTTGTTGAGAGCATGCCAAGACGGACGAGAAGCAGTGCTTCGAGTCTTGCGCAAAGCTCGAACTGG ACTGTCAACTACATCGTCGCTCTCGTGACACCAGTGTTGCTTGATGAGTCTTCTTTTGGCGCGTACTATCTCTTTGCCGGATGTAGTCTGGCGACGACTGTTATGGTCATCCTTTTTATGGGTGAGACCAAAGGTTACAGCTTGGAGGAGATCGAGAAGAGGCATGGGGAAAcgagggaaaagaaaatcCCATTTAACCTTTGA
- a CDS encoding uncharacterized protein (expressed protein), whose product MSGTEAQDAADKYLSFTVAESHQVSQTFALIQPELAAVKIWHSEGETAEPPATPHLDRVARLCARVGLDRKLYIELLSICDGRDKTAHHPPPHFEKHLDQNKMVKWSEIYDACNKRKRNYRKLMRKGKITQDQYALFRKAIDAWYKVYVSGWNADGTPILEEGAATAVKTYLKKRAKQNLPAPTIPDSPYQEGKWDDIL is encoded by the coding sequence ATGTCTGGGACCGAGGCACAGGACGCTGCAGATAAGTACCTTAGCTTTACTGTTGCCGAGTCCCACCAAGTCTCTCAGACTTTCGCTCTGATCCAGCCAGAGCTCGCCGCTGTCAAAATTTGGCACTCTGAGGGTGAAACAGCAGAACCGCCTGCGACACCACATCTGGATCGAGTAGCCAGGCTTTGTGCGCGTGTCGGATTGGATCGAAAACTATATATCGAACTCCTTTCAATCTGTGATGGACGCGACAAAACAGCGCATCACCCACCACCGCACTTCGAGAAGCACCTCGACCAAAACAAAATGGTCAAATGGTCCGAGATCTACGATGCTTGCAATAAACGAAAGCGCAACTATCGAAAGCTGATGAGAAAAGGCAAAATCACTCAAGATCAATATGCACTCTTCAGAAAAGCTATCGACGCCTGGTATAAAGTCTACGTCAGCGGTTGGAATGCAGATGGTACCCCGATATTAGAAGAGGGCGCTGCCACGGCTGTCAAGACATATCTGAAAAAGCGTGCCAAGCAAAACCTACCCGCACCAACGATACCTGATAGCCCCTATCAAGAGGGCAAGTGGGACGATATCCTTTAA